TGCTGACCACGGACCTCTCGCTGCGCTTCGACCCGGCCTACGAAAAGATCTCGAGGCGCTTCTACGAGAATCCGGATCAGCTCGCGGACGCCTTCGCCCGTGCTTGGTTCAAGCTGACGCACCGCGACATGGGTCCTCGCGCACGTTATCTCGGCCCGGAGGTGCCTGCCGAAGAGCTAATCTGGCAGGACCCGATTCCCGCGGTCAATCACAAGTTGATCGATGAGAAGGACATTGCCTCCCTCAAGAACAAGATCCTGTCTTCAGGGTTTTCGGTCTCGCAACTAGTTTCGACCGCCTGGGCGTCGGCGTCCACCTTCCGTGGTTCCGACAAGCGCGGCGGCGCGAACGGCGCGCGCATTCGCCTCGCACCCCAGAAGGATTGGCCTGTCAACCGCCCGGCCGAACTGGCGAAAGTGCTCAAGATGCTGGAGGGTATCCAGAGCGAGTTCAACAAGGCGGCCTCTGGCGGGAAGAAGGTCTCGCTCGCCGACCTGATCGTTCTGGCTGGTTGCGTGGGGGTCGAGCAAGCGGTGAAGAAGGCTGGTCACGACGTGAAGGTTCTGTTCACGCCAGGACGCATGGACGCCTCGCAGGAGCTGACCGATGCGGACTCGTTCGCCGTGCTCGAACCTATCGCGGATGGCTTCCGCAACTTCCTCAGAAGCAAGTACACCGTGCCGGCGGAGGCTCTGCTGGTCGACCGGGCGCAGCTGCTGACGCTGACGGCGCCGGAGATGACGGTTCTCGTTGGCGGGATGCGCGTTCTGAATGCCAACTTCGGAGAGTCCCAGCACGGTGTCTTCACCAAGCGGCCGGAGGCGCTGACCAACGACTTCTTCGTCAACCTGCTCGACATGGACACGGAGTGGAAGGCGGTATCGGACGCCCAGGACGTGTTCGAAGGGCGCGATCGCAAGACGGGCGAACTGAAATGGACCGGCACGCGTGTCGATCTCATCTTCGGTTCCAACTCTCAGCTGCGGGCCCTGGCCGAGGTCTACGGAAGTTCGGACGCGCAGGCGAAGTTTGTCCAAGACTTTCTAGCCGCGTGGAACAAGGTGATGAACCTTGACCGTTTTGACGTCGCCTAGACTTGGGTGATTTGCTCGACAGCCATCGGGGCATGAACAGAGTCGCTTCGCCAATCGAATGCTGGACGCAGGCCGGGACCATGATACGGCGGTTGGCCGCCATGACCACATTACAGATAAGGAGAGAGGTGACCGCCATTTTGCTCGCCGGGGTGGACTTGTTCGGAGGCCTGCCAACTCGAGGATAATGGCCACAAGGGGGACTCATGCCGAAAATGCGCGCCGCCCGGGTCCGCGATGCGAAGGGACCGTTCGAGCTCATCGAGCGCGAGATTCCCGAGCCCGATGCCGGGCAGGTGAGGATGAAGGTCCAGGCTTCCGGCATTTGCCACAGCGATTCCTTGACCAAGGAGGGACTGTGGCCGGGCATTCAGTACCCGCGCGTGCCGGGACACGAGGTCGCCGGAGTCATCGACGCCGTCGGTCGTTCGGTCCCCGTGTGGAAGGTCGGCGACCGGGTAGGAGTGGGCTGGCACGGTGGGCACTGCGGCTACTGTGAGTCCTGCCGGCGTGGGGACTTCGTGACCTGCCGCGTGGCTCCCCAGATCCCCGGCATCACCTACGATGGAGGCCACGCGGACTACATGATCGCCCCTGCCGTCGCCCTGGCGCGGATTCCGGATGGCCTCTCGGCCGCTGACGCGGGGCCGCTGATGTGCGCGGGGATCACGACCTACAACTCGCTGCGCCATGCCGGCGCCCGCCCTGGCGATCTGGTGGGGGTCCTTGGGATCGGAGGCCTCGGCCATTTGGGCGTCCAGTTCGCGGCCAAGATGGGGTTTCGCACCGTCGCCATCGCCCGGGGGAAGGACAAGGAGGCTCTGGCGCGGAAGCTCGGGGCGCAGCACTACATCGACAGCCAGACCCAGGACCCGGCCCAGGAACTGACCCGGCTGGGCGGCGCCCGCGTCGTCCTCGCCACCGTGACCTCCGGCAAGGCCATGACCGCGGTTCTGGGAGGCCTCGGCATTGACGGCAAGCTCATCGTCCTGGGTGCCGCTCACGAGCCGCTTGAGGTCTCCGCCCTCCTGCTCCTTGGCGGGCGGCGGTCGATCGTGGGCTGGCCTTCGGGCACCGCCGCCGATTCGCAGGACACGATGGACTTCAGCGCGCTCGCCGGAGTGCGGTCCATGAACGAGGTGTTTCCGCTGGAGCGCGCGGCCGAGGCCTACGACCGGATGATGAGCGGCAAGGCCCGTTTCCGTGTCGTCCTTACGACCGGAAACTAGAGGTCGGGCTCCTCCGCGGAAGCAGTAGGCGAGGCAGTCTCGCCAACCGGAGAAAGGGTCCGGCGACCGGGTCTTGCCGGCGGTCCAAAAAAGCAGGCGGCCCCTGCTTTCTCCATCCTGTCTCCGGCCTCACAATCAAGCCGGCATGATCGTCGCTTACGTCTCGGGGCATGGCTTTGGGCATGCGACCAGGGTGGGGGAAGTGCTGCGGGAGGTGCGGCAGCACTCGCCCGGGATTCCCCTCGCCATCGTCACCTCCGGGCCGGAGGCGCTCTACCGGGAGGCGATCCCGGGCCCTTTCGAGTTCCGGGCGCGTGAATGCGACGTCGGCCTCGCTCAGCGGGGCGCCCTCGTGTTCGATACCGGGGCCACGGCGGCCCGATGGAGGCGGTTCGCCGCGAGCTATCCCGGCCGGGTGGAGGCCGAGGCGGCCTGGCTAGGTCGGGTTCGGGCCCAGTTGGTGCTGGGCGACATCCCGCCTCTGGCCTTCGACGCCGCGGCCGCGGCCGGGGTGCCTGGAGTGGGCCTCGCCAACTTCTCCTGGGATTGGGTCTACCGGCATCTCGCCCTTGATGAGCCCGAGCTAGGGGCCGCGGCGTCGGCGGCGGCGTCCGCTTACGGGCGCGCGCACTTGCTGCTCGAGCTCCCTTTCGCCGGCGATCTCTCCGCCTTTCCGCGCCGGGAGGCGATCCCGCTCGTGGCCCGGCGGCCCCGCGCGGATGGGGAGGAGACCCGCGAGCGGCTCGGTCTACCCGAGGGTCCGCTCGTGCTTCTGTCCTTCGGAGGCCTGGGCTTGCCCGGCTTCGACCCGGGAGTGCTGGGCGGGCTCAGCGGGATCCAGTTCCTCATGGAAGCAGGGCCGGGGACGTTCCCCGACAACGTAACCGCGCTGCGAGCGGAGCGCTGGCGAGGTCTCGGGCTGGGGTACCAGGACGTGGTGGCGTCGGCGGACGTGGTCGTGACCAAGCCCGGCTACGGCATCGTCACCGATGCCATCGCGGCCCGGACGCGGCTCGTGTACACGGAGAGGGGGGACTTCCCGGAATACCCCGTTCTGGTCGCGGAGATGCCACGCTACCTGCCCTGCGCGCACGTCAGCAACGCGGATCTGCTGGCCGGGCGCCTGGGGGAGCCGATCCGGTCCGTGCTGGGCCAGCCCTTCCCGGAGCCGCCCCTCTTGGACGGGGCACGGGTGGCGGCCCGCCGGCTATCTGAGTTGGCCTGCGGGCCGCGCGACGCAGGCTAGAGGCCCAGGAAAGCCAGTCCGCTCATCGCGTATTGCTTGATGTCCGCCTCGTACTTGCGGAAGAGGTCCATGTTGGCCTGGGGTACGGCAAGGCCTCCTGCATTCCCCGCGAGCTGCTTCATCACGTCGCCGGCCTGCTTCTGGTCCTCCGCGGAAGGCGCCGCGGGGAGCGAGACTCCGGCCTGCTGGGCCCTCTGCATTGCCTCCTGGGTGGCGTCGCCCGCCTGTTTCAAGGCTTGCTCCATCAGCTGCGCGGGCTGCTGGCCCGTCTCCTTCTGAATCTGAGAAGCCCAGGCCGTCTGGTACACGGCCTGCTGGAGGTAGCGGTACTCGCGGTCGCTCATGCCCGTCCCGGCCAACGCCTTGGCCTGGGCCAGCCGGATGTCGGAGGTGAGGCGGGCGAGCTTGCCGCCGAGTTCCATCACGTCCCCCAGGCCCGGCTGCTTACTGTCCTTCGGGCGGTGCTGGAGCTCGTCGATCTCAGCCTTGTGCTGCTCGTAGACGGCGTAGATCGCCTTGCGCACATCCAGGAACTTGAGCAGGCGGGGCTCGGCGATCACACCGTCCGGAGGGGGGCTGAAGGTGTTGCGGTTGGCCTCCTTCTCGTACTTAGCGATCTCCTGCGCTTTGGCCGTGATGTCGCCCGCGAACTGCTGGGCCTTGCCCTTCACCCAGTAGGCGCCGGCGCCCAGGCCAACGATAACGACCGCTCCGCCCACGAGCACGGCGATTCCACAGCCGATGGCGATCTTGGTTCCAGTGCCCACGTGTTCTCCTTCTTGAAACTGTCCGCGCGAGTATAGCGGTCCCCGCAAACGGTCGCAAAGGGGCGGGGAAAGAGCTATGATGGCCGGTCGCCCGGGAACGACACCTCGAGGACAGGGCGAGGAGGGAACCATGGAACCCACGTGGCATGACGGTCTCAGCCGGACGGCGCTCGTGGAGCTCGTTGAAGGCCTGCTCTTGGCCATGGACAAAGCCGTGCCCCGTCTGGATGCGGTGGCCCACCACCTTTCGCTCATCGCGCAGCAGGGAGAGGA
This DNA window, taken from Vicinamibacteria bacterium, encodes the following:
- a CDS encoding alcohol dehydrogenase, translating into MPKMRAARVRDAKGPFELIEREIPEPDAGQVRMKVQASGICHSDSLTKEGLWPGIQYPRVPGHEVAGVIDAVGRSVPVWKVGDRVGVGWHGGHCGYCESCRRGDFVTCRVAPQIPGITYDGGHADYMIAPAVALARIPDGLSAADAGPLMCAGITTYNSLRHAGARPGDLVGVLGIGGLGHLGVQFAAKMGFRTVAIARGKDKEALARKLGAQHYIDSQTQDPAQELTRLGGARVVLATVTSGKAMTAVLGGLGIDGKLIVLGAAHEPLEVSALLLLGGRRSIVGWPSGTAADSQDTMDFSALAGVRSMNEVFPLERAAEAYDRMMSGKARFRVVLTTGN
- the katG gene encoding catalase/peroxidase HPI, whose translation is MTNEKNEAKCPFNHAAGGGPSNRDWWPKQLRLNILSQHSSLSNPMGESFNYVTEFKSLDLKAVKKDLRALMTDSQEWWPADFGHYGPLFIRMAWHSAGTYRTGDGRGGAGAGQQRFAPINSWPDNVSLDKARRLLWPIKQKYGRKISWGDLMILAGNVALESMGFKTFGFGGGRVDAWEPQEDVYWGSENKWLDDKRYSGDRVLENPLAAVQMGLIYVNPEGPNGKPDPIAAAKDIRETFARMAMNDEETVALIAGGHSFGKTHGAGPASHMGPEPEAARIEEQGLGWKSSYGTGKGGDAITSGLEVTWTSTPTKWSNDYFRNLFGYEWELTKSPAGAHQWKPKGDAGAGTVPHAHDPSKRIGPSMLTTDLSLRFDPAYEKISRRFYENPDQLADAFARAWFKLTHRDMGPRARYLGPEVPAEELIWQDPIPAVNHKLIDEKDIASLKNKILSSGFSVSQLVSTAWASASTFRGSDKRGGANGARIRLAPQKDWPVNRPAELAKVLKMLEGIQSEFNKAASGGKKVSLADLIVLAGCVGVEQAVKKAGHDVKVLFTPGRMDASQELTDADSFAVLEPIADGFRNFLRSKYTVPAEALLVDRAQLLTLTAPEMTVLVGGMRVLNANFGESQHGVFTKRPEALTNDFFVNLLDMDTEWKAVSDAQDVFEGRDRKTGELKWTGTRVDLIFGSNSQLRALAEVYGSSDAQAKFVQDFLAAWNKVMNLDRFDVA